A region of Lycium barbarum isolate Lr01 chromosome 3, ASM1917538v2, whole genome shotgun sequence DNA encodes the following proteins:
- the LOC132630099 gene encoding chitinase-like protein PB1E7.04c isoform X3, with product MDMARKGNNDEQFPQLHESKEPEKAGRKGKVNLRKSLAWDSAFFTDAGVLDAEELSSMIKGGDKPSLPMIEEDVQQSFDSISTLESDDLALEHIEAELFGDIRASIQKVTIPSSGDASEKRDNGAISSAKKVDLASKDRMKPKLAPKRIIGAQAGIPKSQPKQITGTQRLGKGLNQDKAQVTQSISRTTSGASLKPPKISTKLQPVSASKRASLDITRVKTDNDSTKTSSASVRGAQTQKASASNKASRILPKPTMSMKPSSVGSSPAMKIHPARSSSDSSGSTSSDKTAKSLIPAARRKVVNSKPIAQQKVDNSKPIAQPSASAKLKTPSKVALKSKLPSGNSAVSAYLMSSKINSSISPASSVSDWSSISSSSSATINQRSSKLRTSFDTSSCRSFDSDTSTSDLKNHLSDQTSDKPEIRGTIPRESLKQAGTVSRPASMMKPSGLRMPSPKMGYFDGVKAVRTPNGTHSSSSTALPKTEATICSPKGNSNSKAKSVKVPLRATRKPETLKHVSPVSSSDKSNISDNHSGAALPKTEATVCSPKGNSNSKAKITRVPLRANRKPETLKHLSPVSSSDKSNVLDSHAGAPSDITLISELSLEVHHETSGANTSKNMDVLAEEPDPFEHIQSAGLVAFKSENQGIASTLNSEEVVAEGPDTVEHVTYDGLVAIKSENKVIVNNDIHEIKSENQIIANTLNNEEVVAEGPDTVDHVAADGLVANKSENEVIANDDTVLIKSESQSIASALNSKEDVAEGPDAVEHVSSDGLVAIKSENQVITNNDPDVIKSENQRIEEVMADEPDAIEHVAGNSSVAIKSENQVIVNNDTNVIESENQRIEEVVADEPGVVEHIAGDGLVAVKSENQVVVNDDTNVIKSANQRIEEVVADESDSVEHVVAGLAAIKGEKQGVMENEMNSDTIGNIVIKAIEVTISEHIRQCQTEDGDGVGVQGNVNYNLDVPSQMNEMNLEDNVNGDFKNTKIDHVEREYDSTSMGAETMPQCQTGNEGRVDVKDDLDTLEETNAEKTVCANQADQLNSQVEEVSTTPFCNKVESLMNRLAYLSLNTPEIAVRRMPFAVKNSSGDCLDFCEGAQVVGKTGLDLPSLDIDHKENNNL from the exons ATGGACATGGCTCGTAAAGGTAACAATGACGAGCAGTTCCCTCAGCTGCATGAGTCGAAGGAACCTGAAAAGGCCGGAAGAAAAGGAAAGGTCAATTTACGCAAAAGTTTAGCTTGGGATAGTGCTTTCTTTACAGATGCAG GTGTGCTTGATGCCGAGGAGTTGTCCAGCATGATTAAGGGAGGTGACAAACCATCTTTACCTATGATTGAGGAGGATGTGCAACAATCTTTTGATTCGATCTCCACGTTGGAAAGTGATGATTTGGCACTAGAACATATTGAAGCTGAGTTATTTGGAGATATAAGAGCCTCAATCCAGAAGGTGACCATTCCAAGTAGTGGGGATGCATCTGAAAAGAGAGATAATGGAGCTATTTCTT CTGCAAAGAAGGTGGACCTTGCTTCAAAAGATAGG ATGAAGCCAAAACTTGCTCCAAAAAGAATCATTGGAGCACAAGCTGGGATACCGAAAAGTCAGCCAAAGCAAATTACAGGAACACAAAGATTGGGTAAAGGGTTGAACCAGGATAAGGCACAAGTCACACAG TCAATCAGTAGAACTACAAGTGGAGCATCATTAAAGCCTCCAAAAATTAGCACAAAGTTGCAACCTGTTTCTGCATCCAAAAGGGCTTCTTTGGATATCACACGAGTCAAAACAGATAATGACAGCACGAAAACTAGTTCAG CTTCTGTTAGAGGGGCTCAGACACAAAAAGCATCCGCCTCAAATAAAGCAAGTAGGATTTTGCCCAAACCTACAATGTCAATGAAGCCATCTTCAGTGGGATCTTCACCTGCAATGAAAATACATCCAGCAAGATCTTCAAGTGATAGTTCTGGAAGTACTTCCTCTGACAAGACGGCTAAATCTTTGATTCCTGCAGCGAGGAGAAAGGTTGTTAATAGCAAACCTATTGCTCAACAAAAGGTTGATAATAGCAAACCTATTGCTCAACCTTCTGCAAGTGCAAAACTCAAAACCCCTTCAAAAGTTGCTTTGAAGAGTAAACTACCATCTGGGAATTCTGCTGTCTCAGCTTATCTGATGTCTTCTAAGATCAACTCGAGCATATCACCTGCTAGTTCTGTCAGTGACTGGTCTTCAATATCATCATCGTCTTCTGCCACCATCAACCAAAGGTCAAGCAAGTTAAGGACTAGCTTTGACACCAGCTCCTGCAGATCATTTGATAGTGACACCTCAACTTCGGATCTGAAGAATCATTTAAGTGATCAGACCTCAGATAAGCCCGAGATTAGGGGAACAATACCTAGAGAAAGTTTAAAGCAAGCAGGCACAGTTTCTCGTCCAGCCTCCATGATGAAACCATCAGGTTTGCGGATGCCATCCCCGAAGATGGGTTACTTTGACGGG GTAAAGGCAGTCCGCACTCCTAACGGTACTCATTCCAGCTCGTCTACCGCACTGCCCAAGACTGAAGCTACCATCTGTAGCCCAAAAGGAAACTCAAACAGCAAAGCTAAGAGTGTAAAAGTTCCACTTAGGGCAACTAGAAAACCTGAAACTCTGAAGCACGTCTCTCCTGTATCTTCTTCAGACAAGTCAAATATTTCAGATAATCATTCTGGTGCTGCACTGCCCAAAACTGAAGCTACTGTCTGTAGCCCAAAAGGGAACTCAAACTCAAAAGCTAAGATTACAAGAGTTCCTCTTAGGGCAAATAGAAAGCCTGAAACTCTGAAACACCTCTCTCCTGTATCTTCTTCGGACAAGTCAAATGTTTTGGATAGTCACGCTGGTGCTCCGAGTGATATTACTCTTATTTCTGAGTTATCTCTTGAAGTTCATCATGAAACAAGTGGAGCAAATACTTCAAAAAATATGGATGTTCTGGCTGAAGAACCTGATCCATTTGAACACATTCAAAGTGCTGGTTTGGTTGCTTTTAAGAGTGAAAACCAAGGCATAGCAAGTACTTTGAACAGCGAGGAAGTTGTAGCTGAAGGACCTGATACAGTTGAACATGTTACATATGATGGTTTGGTTGCAATTAAGAGTGAAAACAAAGTCATTGTGAACAATGATATACATGAGATTAAGAGTGAAAACCAAATAATAGCAAACACTCTGAACAATGAGGAGGTTGTGGCGGAAGGACCTGACACAGTTGATCATGTAGCAGCTGATGGTTTGGTTGCAAATAAGAGTGAAAACGAAGTCATAGCGAACGATGATACAGTTCTAATTAAGAGTGAAAGCCAAAGCATAGCAAGTGCTTTGAACAGTAAGGAAGATGTGGCTGAAGGACCTGATGCTGTTGAACACGTTTCAAGTGATGGTTTGGTTGCAATAAAGAGTGAAAACCAAGTCATTACGAACAATGATCCAGATGTGATTAAGAGTGAAAACCAAAGAATAGAGGAAGTTATGGCTGATGAACCCGACGCAATTGAACACGTTGCAGGTAATAGTTCGGTTGCAATTAAGAGTGAAAACCAAGTCATCGTGAACAATGATACAAATGTGATTGAGAGTGAAAACCAAAGAATAGAGGAAGTTGTGGCCGATGAACCTGGTGTAGTTGAACACATTGCAGGTGATGGTTTGGTTGCAGTTAAGAGTGAAAACCAAGTTGTTGTAAACGATGATACAAATGTGATCAAGAGTGCCAACCAAAGAATTGAGGAAGTTGTGGCCGATGAATCTGACTCAGTTGAACACGTGGTTGCTGGTTTGGCTGCAATTAAGGGTGAAAAACAAGGTGTTATGGAGAATGAAATGAACTCGGATACTATTGGGAATATTGTCATTAAGGCTATTGAGGTTACTATTAGTGAACACATTAGACAGTGTCAAACAGAGGATGGAGATGGAGTAGGCGTTCAGGGCAATGTTAATTATAATTTGGACGTGCCTAGCCAGATGAATGAGATGAACCTGGAGGATAATGTAAATGGTGACTTTAAAAATACCAAGATTGATCATGTTGAGAGAGAATATGACTCAACTTCCATGGGTGCTGAAACAATGCCACAGTGCCAAACAGGGAATGAAGGTAGAGTAGATGTCAAGGACGATTTGGATACTCTCGAAGAAACAAATGCAGAGAAAACTGTGTGTGCAAATCAAGCGGACCAACTAAACAGTCAAGTAGAAGAAGTCAGCACAACCCCATTTTGCAACAAGGTTGAATCTCTTATGAATAGATTGGCCTATTTGTCGCTAAATACCCCTGAGATAGCAGTTAGAAGGATGCCCTTTGCTGTCAAGAATTCTTCGGGTGATTGTCTTGATTTTTGTGAAGGAGCCCAGGTAGTTGGGAAGACTGGTTTGGATTTGCCTTCTTTGGATATTGATCAtaaagaaaacaacaatttaTGA
- the LOC132630099 gene encoding uncharacterized protein LOC132630099 isoform X1 has translation MLMEDSEKMDLEVNELSLIDFSSENDNLIGNSSSPLPSWGLEEYPSSGATNSQEEMDMARKGNNDEQFPQLHESKEPEKAGRKGKVNLRKSLAWDSAFFTDAGVLDAEELSSMIKGGDKPSLPMIEEDVQQSFDSISTLESDDLALEHIEAELFGDIRASIQKVTIPSSGDASEKRDNGAISSAKKVDLASKDRMKPKLAPKRIIGAQAGIPKSQPKQITGTQRLGKGLNQDKAQVTQSISRTTSGASLKPPKISTKLQPVSASKRASLDITRVKTDNDSTKTSSASVRGAQTQKASASNKASRILPKPTMSMKPSSVGSSPAMKIHPARSSSDSSGSTSSDKTAKSLIPAARRKVVNSKPIAQQKVDNSKPIAQPSASAKLKTPSKVALKSKLPSGNSAVSAYLMSSKINSSISPASSVSDWSSISSSSSATINQRSSKLRTSFDTSSCRSFDSDTSTSDLKNHLSDQTSDKPEIRGTIPRESLKQAGTVSRPASMMKPSGLRMPSPKMGYFDGVKAVRTPNGTHSSSSTALPKTEATICSPKGNSNSKAKSVKVPLRATRKPETLKHVSPVSSSDKSNISDNHSGAALPKTEATVCSPKGNSNSKAKITRVPLRANRKPETLKHLSPVSSSDKSNVLDSHAGAPSDITLISELSLEVHHETSGANTSKNMDVLAEEPDPFEHIQSAGLVAFKSENQGIASTLNSEEVVAEGPDTVEHVTYDGLVAIKSENKVIVNNDIHEIKSENQIIANTLNNEEVVAEGPDTVDHVAADGLVANKSENEVIANDDTVLIKSESQSIASALNSKEDVAEGPDAVEHVSSDGLVAIKSENQVITNNDPDVIKSENQRIEEVMADEPDAIEHVAGNSSVAIKSENQVIVNNDTNVIESENQRIEEVVADEPGVVEHIAGDGLVAVKSENQVVVNDDTNVIKSANQRIEEVVADESDSVEHVVAGLAAIKGEKQGVMENEMNSDTIGNIVIKAIEVTISEHIRQCQTEDGDGVGVQGNVNYNLDVPSQMNEMNLEDNVNGDFKNTKIDHVEREYDSTSMGAETMPQCQTGNEGRVDVKDDLDTLEETNAEKTVCANQADQLNSQVEEVSTTPFCNKVESLMNRLAYLSLNTPEIAVRRMPFAVKNSSGDCLDFCEGAQVVGKTGLDLPSLDIDHKENNNL, from the exons ATGTTGATGGAAGATAGTGAAAAAATGGATCTTGAAGTAAATGAACTTAGTCTTATTGATTTCTCATCAGAAAATGATAATCTTATTGGAAATTCATCTTCTCCACTTCCTTCTTGGGGTCTTGAAGAATACCCTTCTTCag GCGCTACTAATAGTCAAGAAGAAATGGACATGGCTCGTAAAGGTAACAATGACGAGCAGTTCCCTCAGCTGCATGAGTCGAAGGAACCTGAAAAGGCCGGAAGAAAAGGAAAGGTCAATTTACGCAAAAGTTTAGCTTGGGATAGTGCTTTCTTTACAGATGCAG GTGTGCTTGATGCCGAGGAGTTGTCCAGCATGATTAAGGGAGGTGACAAACCATCTTTACCTATGATTGAGGAGGATGTGCAACAATCTTTTGATTCGATCTCCACGTTGGAAAGTGATGATTTGGCACTAGAACATATTGAAGCTGAGTTATTTGGAGATATAAGAGCCTCAATCCAGAAGGTGACCATTCCAAGTAGTGGGGATGCATCTGAAAAGAGAGATAATGGAGCTATTTCTT CTGCAAAGAAGGTGGACCTTGCTTCAAAAGATAGG ATGAAGCCAAAACTTGCTCCAAAAAGAATCATTGGAGCACAAGCTGGGATACCGAAAAGTCAGCCAAAGCAAATTACAGGAACACAAAGATTGGGTAAAGGGTTGAACCAGGATAAGGCACAAGTCACACAG TCAATCAGTAGAACTACAAGTGGAGCATCATTAAAGCCTCCAAAAATTAGCACAAAGTTGCAACCTGTTTCTGCATCCAAAAGGGCTTCTTTGGATATCACACGAGTCAAAACAGATAATGACAGCACGAAAACTAGTTCAG CTTCTGTTAGAGGGGCTCAGACACAAAAAGCATCCGCCTCAAATAAAGCAAGTAGGATTTTGCCCAAACCTACAATGTCAATGAAGCCATCTTCAGTGGGATCTTCACCTGCAATGAAAATACATCCAGCAAGATCTTCAAGTGATAGTTCTGGAAGTACTTCCTCTGACAAGACGGCTAAATCTTTGATTCCTGCAGCGAGGAGAAAGGTTGTTAATAGCAAACCTATTGCTCAACAAAAGGTTGATAATAGCAAACCTATTGCTCAACCTTCTGCAAGTGCAAAACTCAAAACCCCTTCAAAAGTTGCTTTGAAGAGTAAACTACCATCTGGGAATTCTGCTGTCTCAGCTTATCTGATGTCTTCTAAGATCAACTCGAGCATATCACCTGCTAGTTCTGTCAGTGACTGGTCTTCAATATCATCATCGTCTTCTGCCACCATCAACCAAAGGTCAAGCAAGTTAAGGACTAGCTTTGACACCAGCTCCTGCAGATCATTTGATAGTGACACCTCAACTTCGGATCTGAAGAATCATTTAAGTGATCAGACCTCAGATAAGCCCGAGATTAGGGGAACAATACCTAGAGAAAGTTTAAAGCAAGCAGGCACAGTTTCTCGTCCAGCCTCCATGATGAAACCATCAGGTTTGCGGATGCCATCCCCGAAGATGGGTTACTTTGACGGG GTAAAGGCAGTCCGCACTCCTAACGGTACTCATTCCAGCTCGTCTACCGCACTGCCCAAGACTGAAGCTACCATCTGTAGCCCAAAAGGAAACTCAAACAGCAAAGCTAAGAGTGTAAAAGTTCCACTTAGGGCAACTAGAAAACCTGAAACTCTGAAGCACGTCTCTCCTGTATCTTCTTCAGACAAGTCAAATATTTCAGATAATCATTCTGGTGCTGCACTGCCCAAAACTGAAGCTACTGTCTGTAGCCCAAAAGGGAACTCAAACTCAAAAGCTAAGATTACAAGAGTTCCTCTTAGGGCAAATAGAAAGCCTGAAACTCTGAAACACCTCTCTCCTGTATCTTCTTCGGACAAGTCAAATGTTTTGGATAGTCACGCTGGTGCTCCGAGTGATATTACTCTTATTTCTGAGTTATCTCTTGAAGTTCATCATGAAACAAGTGGAGCAAATACTTCAAAAAATATGGATGTTCTGGCTGAAGAACCTGATCCATTTGAACACATTCAAAGTGCTGGTTTGGTTGCTTTTAAGAGTGAAAACCAAGGCATAGCAAGTACTTTGAACAGCGAGGAAGTTGTAGCTGAAGGACCTGATACAGTTGAACATGTTACATATGATGGTTTGGTTGCAATTAAGAGTGAAAACAAAGTCATTGTGAACAATGATATACATGAGATTAAGAGTGAAAACCAAATAATAGCAAACACTCTGAACAATGAGGAGGTTGTGGCGGAAGGACCTGACACAGTTGATCATGTAGCAGCTGATGGTTTGGTTGCAAATAAGAGTGAAAACGAAGTCATAGCGAACGATGATACAGTTCTAATTAAGAGTGAAAGCCAAAGCATAGCAAGTGCTTTGAACAGTAAGGAAGATGTGGCTGAAGGACCTGATGCTGTTGAACACGTTTCAAGTGATGGTTTGGTTGCAATAAAGAGTGAAAACCAAGTCATTACGAACAATGATCCAGATGTGATTAAGAGTGAAAACCAAAGAATAGAGGAAGTTATGGCTGATGAACCCGACGCAATTGAACACGTTGCAGGTAATAGTTCGGTTGCAATTAAGAGTGAAAACCAAGTCATCGTGAACAATGATACAAATGTGATTGAGAGTGAAAACCAAAGAATAGAGGAAGTTGTGGCCGATGAACCTGGTGTAGTTGAACACATTGCAGGTGATGGTTTGGTTGCAGTTAAGAGTGAAAACCAAGTTGTTGTAAACGATGATACAAATGTGATCAAGAGTGCCAACCAAAGAATTGAGGAAGTTGTGGCCGATGAATCTGACTCAGTTGAACACGTGGTTGCTGGTTTGGCTGCAATTAAGGGTGAAAAACAAGGTGTTATGGAGAATGAAATGAACTCGGATACTATTGGGAATATTGTCATTAAGGCTATTGAGGTTACTATTAGTGAACACATTAGACAGTGTCAAACAGAGGATGGAGATGGAGTAGGCGTTCAGGGCAATGTTAATTATAATTTGGACGTGCCTAGCCAGATGAATGAGATGAACCTGGAGGATAATGTAAATGGTGACTTTAAAAATACCAAGATTGATCATGTTGAGAGAGAATATGACTCAACTTCCATGGGTGCTGAAACAATGCCACAGTGCCAAACAGGGAATGAAGGTAGAGTAGATGTCAAGGACGATTTGGATACTCTCGAAGAAACAAATGCAGAGAAAACTGTGTGTGCAAATCAAGCGGACCAACTAAACAGTCAAGTAGAAGAAGTCAGCACAACCCCATTTTGCAACAAGGTTGAATCTCTTATGAATAGATTGGCCTATTTGTCGCTAAATACCCCTGAGATAGCAGTTAGAAGGATGCCCTTTGCTGTCAAGAATTCTTCGGGTGATTGTCTTGATTTTTGTGAAGGAGCCCAGGTAGTTGGGAAGACTGGTTTGGATTTGCCTTCTTTGGATATTGATCAtaaagaaaacaacaatttaTGA
- the LOC132630099 gene encoding uncharacterized protein LOC132630099 isoform X2 translates to MEKTFSSIKPQRVDHFQSPRWVLRQFIRGATNSQEEMDMARKGNNDEQFPQLHESKEPEKAGRKGKVNLRKSLAWDSAFFTDAGVLDAEELSSMIKGGDKPSLPMIEEDVQQSFDSISTLESDDLALEHIEAELFGDIRASIQKVTIPSSGDASEKRDNGAISSAKKVDLASKDRMKPKLAPKRIIGAQAGIPKSQPKQITGTQRLGKGLNQDKAQVTQSISRTTSGASLKPPKISTKLQPVSASKRASLDITRVKTDNDSTKTSSASVRGAQTQKASASNKASRILPKPTMSMKPSSVGSSPAMKIHPARSSSDSSGSTSSDKTAKSLIPAARRKVVNSKPIAQQKVDNSKPIAQPSASAKLKTPSKVALKSKLPSGNSAVSAYLMSSKINSSISPASSVSDWSSISSSSSATINQRSSKLRTSFDTSSCRSFDSDTSTSDLKNHLSDQTSDKPEIRGTIPRESLKQAGTVSRPASMMKPSGLRMPSPKMGYFDGVKAVRTPNGTHSSSSTALPKTEATICSPKGNSNSKAKSVKVPLRATRKPETLKHVSPVSSSDKSNISDNHSGAALPKTEATVCSPKGNSNSKAKITRVPLRANRKPETLKHLSPVSSSDKSNVLDSHAGAPSDITLISELSLEVHHETSGANTSKNMDVLAEEPDPFEHIQSAGLVAFKSENQGIASTLNSEEVVAEGPDTVEHVTYDGLVAIKSENKVIVNNDIHEIKSENQIIANTLNNEEVVAEGPDTVDHVAADGLVANKSENEVIANDDTVLIKSESQSIASALNSKEDVAEGPDAVEHVSSDGLVAIKSENQVITNNDPDVIKSENQRIEEVMADEPDAIEHVAGNSSVAIKSENQVIVNNDTNVIESENQRIEEVVADEPGVVEHIAGDGLVAVKSENQVVVNDDTNVIKSANQRIEEVVADESDSVEHVVAGLAAIKGEKQGVMENEMNSDTIGNIVIKAIEVTISEHIRQCQTEDGDGVGVQGNVNYNLDVPSQMNEMNLEDNVNGDFKNTKIDHVEREYDSTSMGAETMPQCQTGNEGRVDVKDDLDTLEETNAEKTVCANQADQLNSQVEEVSTTPFCNKVESLMNRLAYLSLNTPEIAVRRMPFAVKNSSGDCLDFCEGAQVVGKTGLDLPSLDIDHKENNNL, encoded by the exons ATGGAGAAAACTTTCTCGTCTATAAAGCCTCAAAGAGTAGATCATTTTCAGTCTCCTCGTTGGGTTTTACGACAATTTATTAGAG GCGCTACTAATAGTCAAGAAGAAATGGACATGGCTCGTAAAGGTAACAATGACGAGCAGTTCCCTCAGCTGCATGAGTCGAAGGAACCTGAAAAGGCCGGAAGAAAAGGAAAGGTCAATTTACGCAAAAGTTTAGCTTGGGATAGTGCTTTCTTTACAGATGCAG GTGTGCTTGATGCCGAGGAGTTGTCCAGCATGATTAAGGGAGGTGACAAACCATCTTTACCTATGATTGAGGAGGATGTGCAACAATCTTTTGATTCGATCTCCACGTTGGAAAGTGATGATTTGGCACTAGAACATATTGAAGCTGAGTTATTTGGAGATATAAGAGCCTCAATCCAGAAGGTGACCATTCCAAGTAGTGGGGATGCATCTGAAAAGAGAGATAATGGAGCTATTTCTT CTGCAAAGAAGGTGGACCTTGCTTCAAAAGATAGG ATGAAGCCAAAACTTGCTCCAAAAAGAATCATTGGAGCACAAGCTGGGATACCGAAAAGTCAGCCAAAGCAAATTACAGGAACACAAAGATTGGGTAAAGGGTTGAACCAGGATAAGGCACAAGTCACACAG TCAATCAGTAGAACTACAAGTGGAGCATCATTAAAGCCTCCAAAAATTAGCACAAAGTTGCAACCTGTTTCTGCATCCAAAAGGGCTTCTTTGGATATCACACGAGTCAAAACAGATAATGACAGCACGAAAACTAGTTCAG CTTCTGTTAGAGGGGCTCAGACACAAAAAGCATCCGCCTCAAATAAAGCAAGTAGGATTTTGCCCAAACCTACAATGTCAATGAAGCCATCTTCAGTGGGATCTTCACCTGCAATGAAAATACATCCAGCAAGATCTTCAAGTGATAGTTCTGGAAGTACTTCCTCTGACAAGACGGCTAAATCTTTGATTCCTGCAGCGAGGAGAAAGGTTGTTAATAGCAAACCTATTGCTCAACAAAAGGTTGATAATAGCAAACCTATTGCTCAACCTTCTGCAAGTGCAAAACTCAAAACCCCTTCAAAAGTTGCTTTGAAGAGTAAACTACCATCTGGGAATTCTGCTGTCTCAGCTTATCTGATGTCTTCTAAGATCAACTCGAGCATATCACCTGCTAGTTCTGTCAGTGACTGGTCTTCAATATCATCATCGTCTTCTGCCACCATCAACCAAAGGTCAAGCAAGTTAAGGACTAGCTTTGACACCAGCTCCTGCAGATCATTTGATAGTGACACCTCAACTTCGGATCTGAAGAATCATTTAAGTGATCAGACCTCAGATAAGCCCGAGATTAGGGGAACAATACCTAGAGAAAGTTTAAAGCAAGCAGGCACAGTTTCTCGTCCAGCCTCCATGATGAAACCATCAGGTTTGCGGATGCCATCCCCGAAGATGGGTTACTTTGACGGG GTAAAGGCAGTCCGCACTCCTAACGGTACTCATTCCAGCTCGTCTACCGCACTGCCCAAGACTGAAGCTACCATCTGTAGCCCAAAAGGAAACTCAAACAGCAAAGCTAAGAGTGTAAAAGTTCCACTTAGGGCAACTAGAAAACCTGAAACTCTGAAGCACGTCTCTCCTGTATCTTCTTCAGACAAGTCAAATATTTCAGATAATCATTCTGGTGCTGCACTGCCCAAAACTGAAGCTACTGTCTGTAGCCCAAAAGGGAACTCAAACTCAAAAGCTAAGATTACAAGAGTTCCTCTTAGGGCAAATAGAAAGCCTGAAACTCTGAAACACCTCTCTCCTGTATCTTCTTCGGACAAGTCAAATGTTTTGGATAGTCACGCTGGTGCTCCGAGTGATATTACTCTTATTTCTGAGTTATCTCTTGAAGTTCATCATGAAACAAGTGGAGCAAATACTTCAAAAAATATGGATGTTCTGGCTGAAGAACCTGATCCATTTGAACACATTCAAAGTGCTGGTTTGGTTGCTTTTAAGAGTGAAAACCAAGGCATAGCAAGTACTTTGAACAGCGAGGAAGTTGTAGCTGAAGGACCTGATACAGTTGAACATGTTACATATGATGGTTTGGTTGCAATTAAGAGTGAAAACAAAGTCATTGTGAACAATGATATACATGAGATTAAGAGTGAAAACCAAATAATAGCAAACACTCTGAACAATGAGGAGGTTGTGGCGGAAGGACCTGACACAGTTGATCATGTAGCAGCTGATGGTTTGGTTGCAAATAAGAGTGAAAACGAAGTCATAGCGAACGATGATACAGTTCTAATTAAGAGTGAAAGCCAAAGCATAGCAAGTGCTTTGAACAGTAAGGAAGATGTGGCTGAAGGACCTGATGCTGTTGAACACGTTTCAAGTGATGGTTTGGTTGCAATAAAGAGTGAAAACCAAGTCATTACGAACAATGATCCAGATGTGATTAAGAGTGAAAACCAAAGAATAGAGGAAGTTATGGCTGATGAACCCGACGCAATTGAACACGTTGCAGGTAATAGTTCGGTTGCAATTAAGAGTGAAAACCAAGTCATCGTGAACAATGATACAAATGTGATTGAGAGTGAAAACCAAAGAATAGAGGAAGTTGTGGCCGATGAACCTGGTGTAGTTGAACACATTGCAGGTGATGGTTTGGTTGCAGTTAAGAGTGAAAACCAAGTTGTTGTAAACGATGATACAAATGTGATCAAGAGTGCCAACCAAAGAATTGAGGAAGTTGTGGCCGATGAATCTGACTCAGTTGAACACGTGGTTGCTGGTTTGGCTGCAATTAAGGGTGAAAAACAAGGTGTTATGGAGAATGAAATGAACTCGGATACTATTGGGAATATTGTCATTAAGGCTATTGAGGTTACTATTAGTGAACACATTAGACAGTGTCAAACAGAGGATGGAGATGGAGTAGGCGTTCAGGGCAATGTTAATTATAATTTGGACGTGCCTAGCCAGATGAATGAGATGAACCTGGAGGATAATGTAAATGGTGACTTTAAAAATACCAAGATTGATCATGTTGAGAGAGAATATGACTCAACTTCCATGGGTGCTGAAACAATGCCACAGTGCCAAACAGGGAATGAAGGTAGAGTAGATGTCAAGGACGATTTGGATACTCTCGAAGAAACAAATGCAGAGAAAACTGTGTGTGCAAATCAAGCGGACCAACTAAACAGTCAAGTAGAAGAAGTCAGCACAACCCCATTTTGCAACAAGGTTGAATCTCTTATGAATAGATTGGCCTATTTGTCGCTAAATACCCCTGAGATAGCAGTTAGAAGGATGCCCTTTGCTGTCAAGAATTCTTCGGGTGATTGTCTTGATTTTTGTGAAGGAGCCCAGGTAGTTGGGAAGACTGGTTTGGATTTGCCTTCTTTGGATATTGATCAtaaagaaaacaacaatttaTGA